The following are from one region of the Actinomycetota bacterium genome:
- the cobJ gene encoding precorrin-3B C(17)-methyltransferase: MRTSGDSSLGGRNPDTTEDCAWKSNGRTGRAGIIVVGIGPGDEADMTIGARDALRECDVIVGYKSYVKTIEKYAQGKEVHRFAMRKEIERCKKAIELAQAGKTVALISSGDPGIYGMAGLVLELAADTDIDIEIMPGVSAVNAAASALGAPLMHDFAVISLSDLLTPWEKIEKRLRAAATADFVTALYNPKSIKRNWQIKTAQDIFMQHRDAKTPVGIYIKSNGAQNCYISDISSFLDLPIDMNTTIIIGNSQTYVSDGRIITPRGYRV, translated from the coding sequence ATGCGAACCAGCGGCGATTCTAGTCTCGGAGGGCGGAACCCTGATACTACCGAAGACTGTGCATGGAAAAGTAACGGTCGCACTGGCCGAGCAGGGATAATAGTAGTCGGCATCGGTCCGGGCGACGAAGCCGATATGACGATAGGCGCGCGCGACGCGCTCAGGGAATGCGACGTCATCGTCGGATATAAGAGCTACGTAAAGACAATCGAGAAGTATGCCCAGGGCAAAGAGGTCCACCGGTTTGCGATGCGCAAAGAGATAGAGCGGTGCAAGAAAGCCATCGAACTCGCGCAGGCCGGAAAGACGGTCGCCCTTATCAGCAGCGGTGACCCCGGCATCTACGGTATGGCCGGGCTCGTTCTCGAGCTGGCCGCCGATACCGACATCGATATCGAGATAATGCCGGGCGTAAGCGCGGTCAACGCCGCGGCATCCGCGCTCGGGGCGCCGCTCATGCACGACTTCGCGGTCATCAGCCTGAGCGATTTGCTTACCCCCTGGGAGAAGATTGAAAAACGCCTGCGCGCCGCCGCGACGGCCGATTTCGTAACGGCCCTATATAACCCCAAAAGCATCAAGCGAAACTGGCAGATTAAGACCGCCCAGGATATATTCATGCAGCACAGAGACGCGAAGACCCCGGTCGGAATCTACATCAAATCGAACGGCGCGCAGAATTGCTACATCAGCGACATCTCATCGTTCTTGGATTTACCGATAGACATGAACACCACCATAATCATCGGAAATAGCCAGACCTATGTATCGGACGGGCGCATAATAACACCGAGGGGTTACCGGGTGTGA
- the cbiE gene encoding precorrin-6y C5,15-methyltransferase (decarboxylating) subunit CbiE gives MVTVVGIGPGHPDYITPAAVKRIGAAEVVIGARRVLDAIDVAQKEVIEVTADISAAIAAIDKNKERNTVVVVSGDPGFYSLLKTIRDRLPEIALDAVPGVNSMQMLFGRIGEEWQGTALASVHGRSLDALDTVIKTHKRFCILTDNVHSAPAIARYLADKGITGRVVAGANLSYDDERIVDTTLAELAKLEGFESSVVYIEIES, from the coding sequence ATGGTGACGGTAGTCGGTATCGGCCCGGGCCATCCGGACTATATAACGCCCGCCGCCGTCAAAAGAATCGGCGCGGCCGAGGTGGTAATCGGGGCCAGACGGGTGCTCGACGCCATCGATGTCGCGCAAAAGGAAGTCATCGAGGTCACAGCCGATATTTCGGCGGCGATAGCGGCGATAGACAAGAACAAAGAGCGCAACACCGTCGTCGTAGTCAGCGGCGACCCTGGTTTCTATAGCTTGCTCAAGACCATTCGCGACCGGCTCCCCGAAATCGCGCTCGACGCGGTTCCGGGCGTGAACTCGATGCAAATGCTCTTCGGGCGAATCGGCGAGGAGTGGCAGGGCACGGCGCTCGCGTCGGTCCACGGGCGCTCGCTGGATGCGCTCGATACCGTGATAAAAACGCACAAGCGTTTCTGCATCTTGACGGATAATGTCCACAGCGCGCCGGCGATTGCGCGCTATCTCGCGGACAAGGGAATAACCGGCCGGGTGGTAGCCGGGGCCAATCTCTCGTATGATGATGAGAGGATAGTCGATACCACGCTTGCGGAATTGGCAAAACTGGAAGGATTCGAGTCAAGCGTGGTATATATAGAGATAGAGAGTTAA
- the cobM gene encoding precorrin-4 C(11)-methyltransferase, whose translation MMKVYFVGAGPGDPDLITVKGKSVLERADIVVYAGSLINGRLLESCKEGCEFHDSAALNLDEVTAVYAAAKGTGKTVVRLHSGEPSIYGAIKEQIDWLVANGIEYAIVPGVSSFAAAAAALSAELTLPGISQTVVITRMAGRTPVPQGQEIHALAEHKPTMCIFLSVQMIDSLVGELKQGYPNDTPVAVVEKASWPDERVIKGTLADITSKVGEAGITKTAMIIVGGVLAGEYERSKLYDPAFSHEYRVSEG comes from the coding sequence ATCATGAAGGTATATTTTGTCGGCGCGGGTCCGGGCGACCCCGACCTTATAACGGTAAAAGGAAAAAGCGTGCTTGAGCGGGCGGATATCGTTGTTTACGCGGGTTCGCTCATCAACGGGCGGCTCCTTGAATCGTGCAAGGAAGGCTGCGAATTCCATGACAGCGCGGCGCTCAACCTCGATGAAGTAACCGCCGTTTATGCGGCGGCCAAAGGTACCGGAAAGACCGTGGTTCGTCTCCATTCCGGCGAGCCCAGTATTTACGGAGCTATAAAAGAGCAGATAGATTGGCTCGTCGCCAATGGGATAGAGTACGCGATTGTACCGGGTGTCAGCTCGTTCGCGGCCGCGGCCGCGGCGCTCAGCGCGGAGTTGACGTTGCCGGGCATCTCGCAAACGGTCGTCATCACTAGGATGGCGGGGCGCACGCCGGTTCCACAAGGCCAGGAAATCCATGCCTTGGCGGAGCACAAGCCGACGATGTGCATATTTTTAAGCGTGCAAATGATAGACTCACTCGTGGGCGAGCTTAAGCAGGGATATCCGAATGATACGCCCGTCGCCGTGGTCGAGAAAGCGTCTTGGCCGGATGAGCGCGTAATCAAAGGTACGCTCGCCGACATCACCTCGAAAGTCGGCGAAGCGGGTATAACGAAGACCGCGATGATAATCGTCGGAGGCGTTCTCGCCGGCGAGTACGAGCGTTCGAAACTCTACGACCCGGCGTTCAGTCACGAGTATCGCGTAAGCGAAGGTTAG
- the cobI gene encoding precorrin-2 C(20)-methyltransferase encodes MADRGRLFGVGIGPGDTELLTIKAVNVLKSVDIIFSPRSAPKRESIAKRIVEPVLDGNAEFRELIFPMTKDRNELEKHWSEAADEVAKALSEGKSGAFITLGDPFFYSTYIYLYRKLKEEHPEIEVVTLPGVSSPFAAAAAAGIPIAVGDEKVAILPLPEVIGEIWHYLETFDTVVILKVGERLRALVKVLSGFGLLNNAVLVQKASHDAEENVVMGLSALDDETLDNAGYLSTVIVKRDVEFA; translated from the coding sequence TTGGCTGACCGAGGAAGACTATTTGGAGTAGGCATCGGGCCCGGCGATACCGAGCTACTCACGATCAAGGCCGTAAACGTCCTTAAATCGGTCGATATCATATTCTCGCCGCGCTCGGCCCCTAAACGGGAGAGCATCGCAAAGAGAATCGTCGAGCCGGTGTTAGACGGCAATGCCGAGTTCAGGGAACTTATATTTCCAATGACCAAAGACAGGAACGAGCTTGAAAAACATTGGTCGGAAGCGGCGGACGAGGTCGCGAAGGCATTGAGCGAGGGCAAGAGCGGAGCCTTTATTACCCTCGGCGACCCGTTCTTTTACAGCACATATATCTACCTCTATAGAAAACTGAAGGAAGAACATCCTGAAATCGAGGTTGTAACGTTGCCGGGCGTGAGTTCGCCATTCGCGGCCGCGGCCGCTGCGGGCATACCGATAGCCGTCGGAGACGAGAAGGTCGCCATCTTGCCGCTACCGGAGGTAATAGGTGAGATATGGCACTACCTGGAGACCTTCGATACGGTCGTCATCTTAAAAGTCGGCGAGCGACTGCGCGCGCTGGTCAAAGTGTTGAGCGGCTTCGGCCTTTTGAACAACGCCGTTCTGGTCCAAAAAGCTTCTCATGACGCGGAAGAGAATGTCGTCATGGGTTTGTCCGCGCTCGATGACGAAACGTTGGACAATGCCGGGTATCTGTCGACCGTCATCGTCAAGCGCGATGTGGAGTTCGCTTGA
- a CDS encoding cobalt-precorrin 5A hydrolase produces the protein MKIAVLAVTENGLIIADRMKARFDDELEIFTPPEIGRDKPWLLDLVSEIFLDFDGLVFISAVGIAVRAVAPHLRDKTVDPAIVVVDEAGAFSVSLVSGHIGGANDLAIKVSDAVGAVPVITTATDIHGKPALDLFMKELGLTTDDMPRLTRVSSGILRGESACIFADIGLGRWGDRVRAVYSVRPLDQLKRYGSAYEHVVIVVDEEVPQVRPGTLILKIRRVYAGIGSRKGVTLDEVRDAIRSALGSQGLHLHNLKGIASIDIKNEEKAFYEAAEHFGVEVKLYPADKLDAVAVNKSDFVKEKVGADGVCEPAAILVSEGGTLILPKTVHGKVTVALAEQG, from the coding sequence GTGAAAATCGCCGTTTTAGCCGTTACCGAGAACGGCCTGATAATCGCAGACCGGATGAAAGCCCGATTCGATGACGAGTTGGAGATATTCACGCCGCCGGAGATCGGTCGCGACAAACCGTGGCTCTTGGACTTAGTGAGCGAGATATTTTTAGACTTTGACGGCCTGGTCTTTATCTCGGCGGTCGGTATCGCGGTTCGCGCGGTAGCCCCGCACCTCAGGGATAAGACCGTCGACCCGGCTATCGTAGTCGTCGATGAGGCCGGGGCGTTTTCGGTCAGTCTCGTTTCGGGTCACATCGGCGGCGCCAACGACCTCGCCATAAAAGTATCCGACGCGGTCGGCGCGGTTCCGGTAATCACGACGGCTACCGATATCCACGGAAAACCGGCGCTCGACCTGTTTATGAAAGAGTTAGGCCTCACGACCGACGATATGCCGCGCCTGACGCGTGTTTCATCGGGCATCCTTAGGGGCGAGTCGGCGTGTATTTTCGCCGATATCGGCCTGGGGCGCTGGGGTGACCGGGTGAGGGCGGTGTACAGCGTCCGCCCGCTCGACCAGCTTAAACGATATGGGAGCGCCTACGAGCACGTGGTCATTGTCGTAGACGAGGAGGTGCCGCAGGTGCGGCCCGGAACCTTGATACTGAAGATCCGGCGCGTATATGCCGGTATCGGCTCGCGAAAAGGCGTCACCCTGGACGAGGTGCGCGATGCGATTCGGAGCGCTCTGGGCAGCCAGGGCTTACACCTCCATAACTTGAAAGGCATCGCGAGTATCGATATTAAAAACGAGGAAAAGGCGTTTTACGAGGCGGCCGAACATTTCGGCGTCGAAGTAAAGCTATATCCGGCGGACAAGCTCGATGCTGTCGCCGTCAATAAATCGGATTTTGTGAAAGAGAAAGTGGGTGCTGATGGCGTATGCGAACCAGCGGCGATTCTAGTCTCGGAGGGCGGAACCCTGATACTACCGAAGACTGTGCATGGAAAAGTAACGGTCGCACTGGCCGAGCAGGGATAA
- the cobK gene encoding precorrin-6A reductase — MILLLGGTTEARLLLEQLINERIPVIFSTAYDFAAEFIDSLAAENPLVKHIAGKLDADAMVVLIDSEKIALVVDATHPFAMGVTENALAASEIAGVPYLRVGRAVAGNPDYENIEYVESMEDAARIAEGLAQRQLQVQSQAQAQGPGAAIFIATGSNQAGLFAKVIDMVSHRVYIRVLPGDESVAKCLDAGFAPEHIITGVGPFSVEENERLWRSLGVTVVVTKESGREGGFPEKVEAAKRLGIALVVLRRPGVVGEDDSKVGHVLDVGANECVVAEKGVATEEGLAGSDAGSESCGEDGSGVDGGGAAGVVEALGVDAAMAAVRRVLEKTGG; from the coding sequence GTGATCCTGCTCTTAGGGGGCACCACCGAGGCCCGCCTGCTGCTGGAACAACTTATTAATGAGCGCATCCCCGTCATATTCAGCACCGCCTACGATTTCGCCGCCGAGTTTATCGACTCGCTCGCCGCCGAAAACCCACTAGTCAAGCACATCGCCGGCAAGCTCGACGCAGATGCGATGGTCGTGCTTATCGATAGCGAGAAGATAGCGCTTGTCGTCGACGCGACCCACCCGTTCGCGATGGGAGTTACCGAAAATGCGCTCGCGGCGAGCGAGATTGCAGGTGTTCCTTATTTGAGGGTTGGCAGGGCGGTCGCAGGGAACCCCGATTACGAAAATATTGAGTACGTCGAGTCGATGGAAGATGCGGCGCGTATCGCAGAGGGACTGGCGCAGAGACAATTACAAGTGCAATCGCAGGCGCAAGCACAGGGGCCGGGCGCGGCGATATTTATCGCGACCGGCAGTAACCAGGCCGGCTTGTTTGCCAAGGTAATCGACATGGTATCGCATCGTGTTTATATCCGAGTTTTGCCGGGCGACGAGTCGGTCGCCAAGTGCCTTGATGCGGGCTTTGCGCCCGAGCATATCATAACCGGCGTCGGCCCGTTCAGCGTCGAGGAGAACGAGCGGCTGTGGAGGAGCCTCGGCGTTACTGTCGTCGTCACCAAAGAGAGCGGGCGCGAAGGGGGGTTTCCCGAGAAGGTCGAGGCGGCGAAGCGGCTGGGCATTGCGCTGGTCGTTCTTAGGCGGCCTGGTGTTGTGGGTGAAGATGATAGTAAGGTTGGTCATGTCTTGGACGTTGGGGCCAATGAGTGCGTTGTGGCGGAAAAGGGTGTTGCGACAGAGGAGGGTCTTGCGGGCAGTGATGCCGGTAGCGAATCTTGTGGTGAAGACGGTTCCGGTGTCGACGGCGGGGGCGCGGCCGGCGTGGTCGAGGCGTTAGGAGTTGACGCGGCGATGGCGGCTGTGCGGCGAGTCTTAGAGAAGACGGGTGGTTAA
- the cbiD gene encoding cobalamin biosynthesis protein CbiD, with protein sequence MKKGYTTGTCAAAASAAAAKMLFGGEVVSRIEVELPGGRRVEFDVVDIEKTAENVGCCIVKDAGDDPDVTDGMKICARVARADAGITIRGGEGIGTVTKPGLAVAVGEPAINPVPRAMITANVSRNIPDGAGVEVTIFAPEGTERAKKTFNARLGIVGGISILGTTGIVRPMSLDSLKASLTPQVDIALALGYKTIALVPGNMGAKAAESRLKFPPDAIVQMSNFVGYMLDYCVKAGVERVVLLGHIGKLVKVAAGHFDTHSGKTDDPVEIMKRLIRNETKDIAPMTYMIKVNTAEDAALGLAKLGYSRMLDKIAQAASAQARAYVDGNLEIGTAITVLSGEIVASDSASRKIVKDAAW encoded by the coding sequence TTGAAGAAGGGCTATACGACGGGCACATGCGCGGCGGCGGCTTCGGCCGCGGCCGCAAAGATGCTCTTTGGCGGCGAGGTTGTTTCGCGCATCGAAGTCGAGCTGCCCGGAGGCCGCCGCGTCGAGTTCGACGTCGTCGATATCGAGAAGACCGCCGAGAACGTCGGCTGTTGCATCGTAAAAGACGCAGGCGACGACCCGGATGTGACCGATGGGATGAAGATTTGCGCGCGGGTCGCCCGCGCGGACGCCGGGATAACGATTAGGGGCGGCGAAGGCATCGGGACGGTGACCAAGCCCGGCCTGGCGGTCGCGGTCGGTGAGCCGGCGATAAACCCGGTACCCAGAGCGATGATAACCGCTAACGTATCGCGAAATATCCCGGATGGAGCCGGTGTCGAAGTAACGATTTTTGCGCCCGAAGGAACCGAACGCGCCAAGAAGACCTTTAACGCGCGGCTCGGAATTGTCGGCGGCATATCGATTTTAGGGACGACGGGAATCGTGCGGCCGATGTCGCTCGATAGCCTTAAGGCCTCGCTCACCCCGCAGGTCGACATCGCGCTCGCGCTCGGCTATAAGACGATAGCGCTGGTGCCGGGGAACATGGGCGCCAAAGCGGCGGAGTCGAGGTTAAAGTTTCCGCCCGACGCGATAGTCCAGATGAGCAATTTCGTCGGCTATATGCTCGATTATTGCGTCAAAGCGGGAGTCGAAAGAGTAGTTCTGCTCGGGCATATCGGTAAGCTCGTCAAGGTCGCGGCGGGCCACTTCGACACACACAGCGGAAAGACCGACGACCCGGTCGAGATAATGAAGAGACTAATCCGGAACGAGACGAAAGATATCGCGCCGATGACGTATATGATAAAAGTGAACACCGCCGAAGACGCGGCGTTAGGCCTCGCGAAGTTGGGATACAGCCGTATGCTCGATAAAATAGCGCAGGCGGCGAGCGCGCAGGCGCGCGCCTACGTCGACGGTAACCTGGAGATTGGCACGGCGATAACGGTGCTATCGGGCGAGATTGTCGCGTCCGATAGCGCGTCGCGCAAGATAGTAAAGGATGCGGCATGGTGA